In a single window of the Acinetobacter sp. CS-2 genome:
- a CDS encoding putative bifunctional diguanylate cyclase/phosphodiesterase, with amino-acid sequence MVHIHYDFSLVIASIVVTILVCYFTVSFEQLLFRGLRQKYEKMLLVISGLMLGAAIWCMHFAGVLACHLPADYSFDYSLTFVSYLIAFIASTFAIWLTTRETLPFGRLVLGAVLMGIGSAGMHYTGMMALIVNQHRIYYDPLLTIFSVLIAIAGSGLTFWLIFKYKNAVQQKLMIKIFLVVMMALTIVAMHYVGMWAIAFYEVSADQQIAPYQIGQGLILLSVILVTSLIFLAAFCVAVLEQRLEIRNIQLSKANRELANQAVQDNLTKLPNRLFLAEYSHFLFTDHRYRDDKIAFLYIDLDRFKAVNDVFGHHIGDQLLVQLATRIQQNLKPNEKLLRLGGDEFLMVLEQATLEHAVEKAEQLLEQIQDSFLIAGKEINISSSIGIALYPDHGNNLQDLLINADAAMLTSKYQGRNTYSLFSYSADQQETKSQTKLINDLYKAVEEQQFVLFYQPKFTTGDYAICGVEALIRWNHPSLGMLTPNMFIAGAEKTGLIIQMGYWALEQACKQIQIWEQTDSNYFPVAVNLSAVQFEHKHLFTTLEKLFAQYQINPNHLAIEITESTAMHHVDSTIRSFERLRQMGIKLAIDDFGTGHSSFLYLKNLPVDELKIDREFIRDLAVGSKDEIILASIIQLAIKLGLVVTAEGVETPLQADILTRLGCQQLQGFLLGMPMDVNRLETMDKAIFT; translated from the coding sequence ATGGTTCATATACATTATGATTTTAGTCTGGTGATTGCTTCGATAGTTGTTACTATTTTGGTCTGTTATTTTACTGTTTCATTCGAACAATTATTATTCCGTGGCCTGCGTCAGAAATATGAAAAAATGCTTCTCGTCATCAGTGGTCTGATGCTTGGAGCTGCAATTTGGTGTATGCACTTTGCTGGTGTGCTCGCTTGTCATTTACCGGCAGATTACTCTTTTGATTATAGTCTTACTTTTGTTTCCTATCTTATTGCGTTCATTGCATCTACTTTTGCCATTTGGTTAACTACACGAGAAACCTTACCCTTTGGCCGGCTTGTTTTAGGTGCCGTACTCATGGGAATAGGTAGTGCCGGAATGCACTATACTGGCATGATGGCGCTGATCGTCAATCAGCATCGGATTTATTATGATCCTTTGCTGACAATTTTTTCTGTTTTAATTGCAATCGCGGGTTCAGGTTTAACGTTCTGGCTTATCTTTAAATATAAAAATGCAGTACAGCAAAAGCTGATGATCAAGATTTTTCTGGTAGTGATGATGGCGCTAACCATTGTCGCGATGCACTATGTCGGTATGTGGGCAATCGCTTTTTATGAAGTCTCTGCAGATCAACAGATTGCACCTTATCAAATTGGCCAAGGATTAATTTTATTAAGTGTGATTTTAGTCACCAGTTTAATTTTTCTCGCTGCATTTTGTGTTGCTGTGCTGGAACAAAGACTGGAAATCCGAAATATACAGCTTTCTAAAGCCAATCGTGAACTGGCCAATCAGGCTGTGCAGGACAATTTAACTAAGTTGCCCAATCGTTTATTCCTGGCGGAATATTCACATTTTTTATTTACCGATCATCGTTACAGGGATGATAAAATTGCCTTTCTCTATATCGACTTAGATCGTTTTAAAGCAGTCAATGATGTATTTGGGCATCATATCGGTGATCAGTTGCTGGTGCAACTGGCGACCCGCATTCAGCAGAATCTGAAACCAAACGAAAAACTGCTTCGTCTAGGTGGAGATGAGTTTTTGATGGTGCTGGAACAGGCTACCCTCGAACATGCAGTTGAAAAGGCCGAGCAGTTATTGGAACAAATCCAGGACAGCTTTTTGATTGCTGGTAAAGAAATTAATATTTCTAGCAGCATTGGCATCGCCCTGTATCCCGATCATGGTAATAATTTGCAGGATCTGCTGATTAATGCGGATGCAGCTATGTTGACGTCGAAATATCAAGGGAGAAATACCTATTCCCTGTTTAGTTACAGTGCTGATCAGCAGGAGACTAAAAGTCAGACCAAGCTGATTAATGATTTATATAAAGCAGTTGAAGAACAACAATTTGTTCTGTTTTATCAGCCCAAATTTACCACTGGGGATTATGCCATTTGCGGCGTAGAAGCCCTGATCCGCTGGAATCATCCAAGCTTGGGAATGTTGACGCCAAACATGTTTATCGCGGGGGCTGAAAAAACCGGGCTGATTATTCAAATGGGCTATTGGGCACTCGAGCAAGCCTGTAAGCAAATTCAAATCTGGGAACAGACCGATTCCAACTATTTTCCAGTCGCAGTGAATTTATCCGCCGTACAATTTGAACATAAACATCTGTTTACAACACTAGAAAAATTATTTGCTCAATATCAGATTAATCCTAATCATTTAGCCATCGAAATTACAGAATCGACAGCTATGCATCACGTGGACTCTACCATTCGGAGTTTTGAGCGGTTACGTCAGATGGGGATTAAACTGGCGATTGATGATTTTGGAACCGGGCATTCCAGCTTTTTATATTTGAAGAACCTGCCTGTGGATGAGTTGAAGATAGACCGGGAATTTATCCGGGATCTGGCAGTCGGCTCAAAAGATGAAATCATTCTGGCAAGTATTATCCAGCTGGCCATAAAACTGGGTTTGGTGGTCACTGCAGAAGGGGTGGAAACACCTTTGCAGGCAGATATCCTGACCCGTTTAGGCTGTCAGCAATTGCAGGGTTTTCTGCTGGGGATGCCAATGGATGTGAACCGTCTGGAAACAATGGACAAGGCAATATTTACCTAA
- a CDS encoding carboxy terminal-processing peptidase: MKLQSLACAVAIATGGFFFTHVVNEAIAANNTVAVSQSIQPTQEQALVSRQLATLVDRQHYLNQRLDAATSNRILDFYLDSLDADHSLFLVPEVEQYKKKYGANFGAALKAGDLSGPYLIHAQYRERLKQFYEFMLAELKKPQNLKQTNVYIDTDREKAPYFKSAAEQRAHWQKMLVSQLINLNISKEEESAKQKALKDDPTLANGQDLASPEDLTPVQTLTKRYTRQLERVSRVKSDDVLDKTLNAMMLTYDPHSNYFPPVDAMELNRQTTLQLEGIGVSIRPERGNEDYTKIETIVEGGPASKSGQIKPGDRIIGVAQDGDKMVDVIGWASNEVVGLIRGKRGTKVTLRLLGAGASMGQARTVSLVRDVIQEEDAGVRSRTVEIKRDGKNHTFGVIEIPSFYLNYRARRAGADYRSVSEDTNNALKSLAAKNVEGIIIDLRNNPGGSLEEVARMLGQVIKSGPVVQIRDGNGNVSVFEDDDGGAQTYAGPLAVMVNLASASASEIYSAAIQDYERGIVIGSTTTGKGTAQVQLDTLAYGQATLTQRKFYRVTGGSTQNKGVVPDIKLVDIYNEEFGERKAKNALKWDTIPTAPFKREGSVQPYVQNLAQMSQQRVSVDPQFKYLEQRKAIAKKTDEQKRVVLDIDQRKAELNALEQKTLEAENQRRSLTGQKPYANWESYQASMDALIESRAKMKATQRPALPEEESFVMESANILLDYAKLQSTKAAGQ, encoded by the coding sequence ATGAAACTTCAATCATTAGCTTGTGCAGTTGCAATTGCGACTGGAGGGTTTTTCTTTACTCATGTAGTAAATGAGGCAATTGCTGCAAACAATACCGTTGCAGTTTCTCAAAGCATTCAGCCAACGCAGGAACAAGCCCTTGTATCACGCCAATTGGCTACTCTGGTTGACCGTCAGCATTATTTAAATCAGCGTTTAGATGCGGCAACTTCCAATCGTATTCTTGACTTTTATCTAGATAGTCTGGATGCAGACCATTCATTATTTTTGGTACCTGAAGTAGAACAATATAAGAAAAAGTATGGTGCAAATTTTGGGGCGGCTTTAAAAGCTGGGGATTTGTCGGGTCCGTATTTAATTCATGCACAGTATCGTGAACGCTTGAAACAGTTTTATGAGTTCATGCTGGCGGAATTGAAAAAGCCGCAAAACCTGAAACAAACCAATGTCTATATTGATACTGATCGTGAAAAAGCGCCTTATTTCAAGTCCGCAGCAGAGCAGCGCGCACATTGGCAAAAAATGCTGGTATCGCAACTCATCAACTTAAACATTAGTAAAGAAGAAGAGTCTGCGAAGCAAAAAGCCTTAAAAGATGATCCGACACTGGCCAATGGTCAGGATCTAGCTAGCCCTGAAGATTTAACTCCAGTTCAAACCCTGACCAAGCGTTATACCCGTCAGCTTGAACGCGTTAGCCGTGTAAAGAGCGATGATGTCCTCGACAAGACTTTGAATGCGATGATGCTGACCTATGATCCGCATAGTAACTATTTCCCACCGGTTGATGCGATGGAATTGAACCGTCAGACGACCTTGCAACTAGAAGGGATCGGCGTTTCGATTCGTCCTGAACGTGGCAATGAAGATTACACCAAGATTGAAACCATTGTTGAAGGTGGGCCGGCCAGCAAATCAGGTCAGATTAAACCGGGAGACCGTATTATTGGCGTAGCACAAGACGGCGATAAAATGGTCGATGTCATCGGTTGGGCCAGTAATGAAGTGGTCGGCCTGATCCGTGGTAAGCGTGGAACCAAGGTCACCCTGCGTTTGTTGGGTGCGGGTGCATCAATGGGGCAGGCACGTACAGTCAGCCTGGTGCGTGATGTCATTCAGGAAGAAGATGCGGGTGTTCGTTCACGTACCGTAGAGATCAAACGGGATGGCAAAAATCATACCTTTGGTGTGATTGAAATTCCGTCATTTTATTTGAATTATCGTGCGCGCCGTGCAGGTGCGGACTATCGTTCGGTTTCTGAAGATACCAACAATGCTTTAAAAAGCCTTGCAGCCAAGAATGTAGAAGGGATTATTATCGATTTGCGTAATAACCCGGGCGGCTCACTTGAAGAAGTTGCACGTATGTTGGGACAAGTCATCAAATCTGGTCCAGTGGTGCAAATTCGCGACGGTAATGGCAATGTCAGCGTATTTGAGGATGATGACGGTGGTGCACAAACCTATGCCGGTCCACTGGCGGTCATGGTCAACCTGGCTTCAGCATCGGCCAGTGAAATTTATTCTGCTGCTATTCAGGATTATGAGCGTGGTATCGTGATTGGCAGTACCACCACAGGTAAAGGTACAGCCCAGGTTCAACTGGATACTTTGGCCTATGGTCAGGCAACCTTGACCCAGCGTAAGTTCTATCGTGTTACGGGTGGAAGTACCCAAAATAAAGGGGTAGTACCTGACATCAAGCTGGTTGATATCTACAATGAAGAGTTTGGTGAGCGTAAGGCGAAGAATGCCTTGAAATGGGATACCATTCCAACCGCACCATTTAAGCGTGAAGGTTCGGTACAACCTTATGTGCAAAATCTGGCACAAATGTCACAACAGCGTGTAAGTGTTGATCCGCAATTTAAATATCTGGAGCAACGTAAAGCAATTGCGAAAAAAACCGATGAGCAAAAGCGTGTAGTGCTGGATATTGATCAGCGCAAAGCCGAGCTGAATGCACTTGAGCAGAAAACTTTAGAAGCGGAAAATCAGCGCCGCAGCCTGACGGGGCAAAAGCCTTATGCTAATTGGGAAAGTTATCAAGCCTCAATGGATGCTTTAATCGAGTCGCGTGCCAAAATGAAAGCAACACAACGACCTGCTTTGCCCGAAGAAGAAAGCTTTGTTATGGAATCTGCCAATATTTTATTAGATTATGCAAAATTACAATCCACTAAGGCTGCTGGCCAGTAG